TTCCAGTGCTGCCAATTTGCTGATCTGGGCACTGATCAGTGTTTCGACCTTGTTCATGGAGTTTACCATTTGATCGATGCCTTCTACGCTCTTGCCACTCCTGCTTGCGATTTGAGTTATGCCTCGAACAATTTCTTGGGATGCATCCTCTTGCTCTGCCAAAGTCGCTGAGATGCTCTCAGTGTTCCGGTTTACCTCTTCGATCTTGTAATGGATTTCCTCCACGTGCTTTCCGACTTCGATGATAGCGTCTTGGCCTTGCGCGACAGCCTCCGAGCTCTCTTTCATAGAGCGTAGAACATTCTGCACTTCATTCTGAAGCTGGGAAATGATTTCAGTGATCTCGCTGGTGGAATCTTTGGTTCGAGTAGCCAGCGTTTTTACTTCGCCAGCAACTACAGCAAATCCCTTACCTGCTTCGCCCGCCCGAGCTGCTTCGATCGTGGCGTTGAGGGCGAGGAGATTGGTCTGATTTGCGATCTTTTTGATATCAGAAGAGATTCCGCCGATGCGGTTGGAAAATTCTGCGAGTGCGTCGACTTTAGATACCGTGTCGTTCACCGCAGTGGTGATTTCGCTCATCTTTTGAACTGCCCGTTCAGAGGCTGCTGAACCCGCGGATGCTGCACGGTCAGCAGTGTGGGCTTGCTCGGAAATGTTGGTCCCGAAGGCCCCGATCGAGTTCGCGGTCGTAACCATCTCTTCTCCGGCAGCTGCTATAGTTTGGGCCTCGTTATCGACTTGTTTGAGGTCCGATAGCATTTTCGCGGAGTGTATTGCTGTTTCACTCGCTTGTATCGATAGGTCGACGACTCGTCCGAGCTCCTCCTTCGCGTTTTGATGAAGGCTTTCAGCCAGTTCGCGGACGGATGCTGATAGCGGGTCGCTTCCCTGAGGGACTGAAAGGTAGTCCCCGTTCTGAATGGATTTTAGAAATCCAATGAGCTCTTCGTCTCGCTTAGATAGTGTGGACGCGGAGTGAGAGGGTGGGGATATTGCGGTTTCCATTTGGTATTAAATAGCCTAATGACAGGGCCTTGGATGGTTGATACTAAAGTCGTGTATCGACCAGTTAAAACCACACTCAAGGACTTATCCCGAAGTCGATTATTCTAATCCACCTATCACAACTTTTTTGAATGCTCCGTACCCTGCTGACGGCAGCTATCGTGATGTATAGCCCTCATGCATGTGAGTGTGACTGGTCCGGGGTGGTTCTGTGAAAGAGGGGCATCGGGTTCGCTTAATCGAACACTCTTGGTGCGGAGGAAAAGCCAAAGACTTGTACCGAGACCGCTAAAATTGAAGTATGATCACGATTGTACCTAGGGAAACCGTCTTAAAGGAAATGTAGACTGTACCGATTTTAGTCGGCAGAGTATCCATTCTATTGTCCTGCCCTTTAGCCCATGTCCCTCCGAGAAATTGCCCGCAGATCCCGGTTTTGTCTTCAGTATTGGCGTAAGCATCTGAAGGAGGCGAGGGTGGTCGGCGCCCACGGCGTAGGCTTTTCCCAGCCGATCAAAGACATCGCCAACGGATTTTTCCCGATCACTGCCCATGAGTTGAGATCGATCCATGGGGATCTGGACGGATTGATTACCAGCCTGCAATATGAGCGATACCTAACCGGTATGAACGGTCGTTTTGCCGTCATGCTCGATAACAAAGAGGCGTTTGGAAAACTCGTTTCCACCGCCGGAATAGAGACGCCGGAGAATTTTTGCGTTTTCCGTGCGGGCCGAATTTTGTGGAACGAAAATGGGCAGGAGCGCCTTCGCCAGACTCTCGAGAAGACCGGTCGCTTCATAATAAAGCCAACCAACGGCAAGCAGGGCAAAGGGGTCAAAATTTGCCGCGATCTAGCTGATCTTAAAAAGCACGACGGCTTTGATGCGGTGGTAACCTCTTTTGTTTTCCAGGCCGACTACGCCAAAGCGATTTACGAACCTTCTTTGAATACGATCCGGGTTCTGATGCTGCGAGATCGAGATAATCGCCCGGTGCCGCTGCGGGCGTTTCACCGTTTCGGCACGCTCAAATCCGGCTCTATAGATAACCTGAGCGCGAAGGGGATCTCCGCCAGCGTGGATATTGAGAGCGGAGCTTTGGGAAAAGCCGCTGTCCGCAACGAGCAGGGGAGAATGGATCTCCTCGATCAGCATCCGGACACCGGATCGCAAATTAGCGGAGTCCAAATTCCAGACTGGGATCTGGCCCTGAAAATGGTTGAGGATTTGGGTAATGCCTTTCCGTTTCTCACCTTCGTCGGTTGGGATCTGGCGATGACTCCCGAGGGTCCGACCGTGATCGAGGGCAATTCCCACCCCACCATCTGGGCTATGCAGTACTACGATCGCTACATCGCCGACGACCAGATCCGCGGCCTGTTTTCTCAGTACATCCCAAATCTTGAGCCGACCCGCTTATGAGCTGGCGGAGTAGCATCTGTCGTCGGATCGAAGGTTACCGGAAATGGTACCTGATGGAGCGCCGGTCTTCGGCGGGAAGAACCAGCCTCTCTCTGCTCCGCAAAGGCTTCTTTTCGAATCGCGCTTGGTTGTATCCGCTGGATCAATTTGCTTGGGAGTCCTTTCTGAGCGATTGGGAGATCGAATTTCGTTTGCCGAAGCTAAACTCTCTGGCCGCTCGCCAGCTTTTTGCAGACAAGCTCCGCTTTCACGAACGAGCTCGGGGCGGAGCTTTCGCATTCGCGACGACCACGTTTCTGGGCGAGTTTTCAGCCGGAAAAATTCAACTCGCAAACGGCCAAGAAACGCTCCCGTCAGAATTCATCGCCAAACCGGTTCGCGGAAGTGGCGGCCGCGGGGTGATGAGAGCGAGCTCCCCCAAAGAACTCGATTCCGACACGGATTACTTGCTCGAGGAAATCGTGCAAGCTGCGGACTACGCTCGTCGCATTTATCCGAACACGATTAATACAATTCGTGTGCTCACTGTTCGAGACCCAGTGACTGATGAAGTGTTTGTGCTTGGAGCAGCCCACCGTTTCGCAACGCAAGCTTCGGGTCCCGTCGACAATTTCAAATCGGGCGGCATCGTGTCACTAGTAGACAGCGAGACCGCCGAACTCTCCGCCGCGATCGTAAATACCGGGGCCCCCGAGCGGAAACTCTTCGATTGCCATCCCGAAACCGGTGAAAAGATAGCCGGAAAGGTGGTTCCCGAATGGGAGCAGATCAAGCGTTGCTCGATTCAATCGATGTCTGCGGTTGAGGGTCTGCATTACATCGGATGGGACGTGGCTCTCTCTCCAGAAGGCCCGATCTTGATCGAGGGAAATGCGACTTTGCCCAATCCAAACCTCCTTCAGTTTCACCGGCCCGTGCTGCTCGACCAGAGGAGCCGCGACTTCTTTTTACATACTGGAGTCATCTCCCGTCAAAAGCACGAACGCTTGCAGGGGCTTTCTCTCAGATAGCCTATCCGCTAGAGACTATCCGCTGGTACAAATAACTAATTGGGTATCGCAACTTCAGTCAGGTTCGTTCAAACCGATTTCAGGTACGAAAATTCCGTAAGATCAGCCACCAGCCCTTAACAGGCTCAGATTTAAGTACTCAAGTTCCCCCTTATCGCCACATGTCTAGCATCGCAACCGAGCCAATCGATTCCGAGGAGCATCTAACGATTATCGAGCCCAATCGGAACTGGATCAAAATCGACTGGAAGTCTCTGTGGAAGGCCCGTGATTTGATATTCCTCTTTATACACCGGGATTTCGTTAGCAAATATAAGCAAACAATCCTGGGCCCAGCGTGGTTTGTTATCCAGCCGCTGCTAACTTCCGGGGTTTTCATGATTATCCAATTCCTGGGGAATCTACAGAGCGAGAGTGTTCCGATGCCGCTTTTCAACCTCTGCTCGCTGCTGGCCTGGCAGTACTTCGCCAACATTTTGCTAATGGGCGGATCGATATTTCTGACGAACGCGGAGCTTTTCAAAAAAGTCTATTTCCAGCGTCTCGCCATTCCATTGGCTCAATCAATCAGCCACCTGCTGACATTCGGAGTCCAAGCGACATTCTTTGCCCTGATTTACCTTGTATATCATTTCGC
This region of Pelagicoccus albus genomic DNA includes:
- a CDS encoding sugar-transfer associated ATP-grasp domain-containing protein, producing MSWRSSICRRIEGYRKWYLMERRSSAGRTSLSLLRKGFFSNRAWLYPLDQFAWESFLSDWEIEFRLPKLNSLAARQLFADKLRFHERARGGAFAFATTTFLGEFSAGKIQLANGQETLPSEFIAKPVRGSGGRGVMRASSPKELDSDTDYLLEEIVQAADYARRIYPNTINTIRVLTVRDPVTDEVFVLGAAHRFATQASGPVDNFKSGGIVSLVDSETAELSAAIVNTGAPERKLFDCHPETGEKIAGKVVPEWEQIKRCSIQSMSAVEGLHYIGWDVALSPEGPILIEGNATLPNPNLLQFHRPVLLDQRSRDFFLHTGVISRQKHERLQGLSLR
- a CDS encoding ABC transporter permease translates to MSSIATEPIDSEEHLTIIEPNRNWIKIDWKSLWKARDLIFLFIHRDFVSKYKQTILGPAWFVIQPLLTSGVFMIIQFLGNLQSESVPMPLFNLCSLLAWQYFANILLMGGSIFLTNAELFKKVYFQRLAIPLAQSISHLLTFGVQATFFALIYLVYHFAGGLGEETRINGFACLFLPLVVTQIALLGLGVSFLTSCLTAKYRDMNFLLSFGVQMILYLSPVIYSIDTVRARVPEDWAWLVFVNPLAPLIEYFRYALLNTGQVNTLAFVYSAIVSVGVFIGGLMLFQRTERTFVDKV
- a CDS encoding sugar-transfer associated ATP-grasp domain-containing protein — translated: MSLREIARRSRFCLQYWRKHLKEARVVGAHGVGFSQPIKDIANGFFPITAHELRSIHGDLDGLITSLQYERYLTGMNGRFAVMLDNKEAFGKLVSTAGIETPENFCVFRAGRILWNENGQERLRQTLEKTGRFIIKPTNGKQGKGVKICRDLADLKKHDGFDAVVTSFVFQADYAKAIYEPSLNTIRVLMLRDRDNRPVPLRAFHRFGTLKSGSIDNLSAKGISASVDIESGALGKAAVRNEQGRMDLLDQHPDTGSQISGVQIPDWDLALKMVEDLGNAFPFLTFVGWDLAMTPEGPTVIEGNSHPTIWAMQYYDRYIADDQIRGLFSQYIPNLEPTRL
- a CDS encoding methyl-accepting chemotaxis protein — its product is METAISPPSHSASTLSKRDEELIGFLKSIQNGDYLSVPQGSDPLSASVRELAESLHQNAKEELGRVVDLSIQASETAIHSAKMLSDLKQVDNEAQTIAAAGEEMVTTANSIGAFGTNISEQAHTADRAASAGSAASERAVQKMSEITTAVNDTVSKVDALAEFSNRIGGISSDIKKIANQTNLLALNATIEAARAGEAGKGFAVVAGEVKTLATRTKDSTSEITEIISQLQNEVQNVLRSMKESSEAVAQGQDAIIEVGKHVEEIHYKIEEVNRNTESISATLAEQEDASQEIVRGITQIASRSGKSVEGIDQMVNSMNKVETLISAQISKLAALEVSDKVIKLAQSDHVLWKKRLANMIAGKEGLNHSELADHHTCRLGKWYDQVTEQKYRKNPVFQKLKGPHQLVHDHGIQAVRLYNDGDLDGAINEIKKVEEASQDVLSMLAELEKASD